One region of Erwinia tracheiphila genomic DNA includes:
- a CDS encoding molybdopterin-synthase adenylyltransferase MoeB — protein MQAELSNDEILRYNRQIALHGFDFDRQEKLKVASVLIVGLGGVGCAASAYLAAAGAGALTLLDFDTVSLSNLQRQILHHDTAIGQSKVRSAQRQLQSINPHISIETVDAQLDDAALNTLINRQHVVLDCSDNLATREQLNRLCFASKIPLVSGAAIRMEGQISVFRWQENAPCYRCISRLMGNSTPGCAETGVMAPLVGVIGALQAMEAIRLLTCYGDDASGKLLLYDAMTLQFRQIKVLKDSACEVCGRTMPAN, from the coding sequence ATGCAGGCTGAACTGAGCAATGATGAGATATTACGCTACAACCGCCAGATTGCGCTGCACGGCTTTGATTTCGACAGGCAGGAAAAGCTTAAAGTCGCCAGCGTTCTGATCGTGGGGCTGGGTGGGGTGGGGTGTGCCGCCAGTGCTTATTTGGCTGCTGCTGGTGCTGGTGCACTGACGCTGCTGGATTTCGATACGGTTTCACTCTCCAACCTGCAGCGGCAGATCCTGCATCATGATACTGCTATTGGCCAGTCGAAAGTGCGGTCAGCCCAGCGGCAGTTGCAAAGCATCAATCCCCATATTTCCATTGAAACCGTGGATGCACAACTTGATGATGCGGCACTCAATACGCTGATTAACCGGCAGCATGTCGTACTGGATTGCAGCGATAATCTTGCCACCCGCGAGCAACTTAATCGCCTTTGTTTTGCCAGTAAAATACCGCTGGTTTCCGGTGCAGCAATCCGCATGGAAGGGCAAATCAGCGTGTTCCGCTGGCAGGAAAATGCGCCCTGCTATCGCTGTATCAGTCGCCTGATGGGCAACAGCACGCCCGGTTGCGCAGAAACTGGCGTAATGGCACCGCTGGTTGGAGTAATCGGCGCACTGCAGGCAATGGAAGCCATCCGCCTGCTGACGTGCTACGGAGACGACGCAAGCGGGAAGCTGCTGCTGTACGACGCCATGACCCTGCAATTCCGCCAGATCAAGGTGCTGAAAGATTCCGCCTGCGAGGTGTGCGGGCGCACAATGCCAGCTAATTAA
- a CDS encoding DUF2778 domain-containing protein, giving the protein MPKAEPLPPGRYHIVDRPTGGWKVVIRTDLHDFVTRLAYARFPSGQITNSQAG; this is encoded by the coding sequence ATACCCAAAGCAGAACCACTGCCACCCGGCAGATATCACATTGTGGATCGCCCGACAGGTGGCTGGAAGGTCGTTATTCGTACCGATCTCCACGATTTTGTTACCCGGCTGGCGTATGCCCGCTTTCCGTCTGGCCAAATAACGAATAGTCAGGCAGGTTGA
- the tnpA gene encoding IS200/IS605 family transposase produces the protein MSRFQKASHVHWCCQYHIVWTPRYRFRILSNNVGKEVCKPIRISGEQPGIEVVELNVQTDHVPLRVKVPPWLSISHVTGDLKGKTALRLFNKFPCLRKNKQWGNDFWARGYCVDTVGINEEMIIKYVKYQENMKLKRASFH, from the coding sequence ATGAGCAGATTCCAGAAAGCATCTCATGTGCACTGGTGTTGTCAATATCATATCGTATGGACACCCAGGTACCGGTTTCGCATCCTTAGTAACAATGTTGGTAAAGAGGTCTGTAAGCCGATAAGGATCTCAGGTGAGCAGCCCGGGATAGAAGTAGTGGAGCTGAATGTCCAGACAGACCATGTCCCTTTGCGGGTAAAAGTGCCTCCATGGCTTTCGATTTCCCATGTAACAGGCGACTTAAAGGGTAAAACAGCCCTTCGATTGTTCAATAAATTTCCCTGCCTGCGTAAGAACAAGCAGTGGGGGAATGATTTTTGGGCAAGAGGTTATTGTGTCGATACCGTAGGTATAAACGAAGAAATGATAATAAAGTACGTGAAGTATCAGGAAAACATGAAGTTGAAGAGAGCCAGCTTCCACTGA
- a CDS encoding ABC-F family ATPase — MLVSSNVTMQFGSKPLFENISVKFGGGNRYGLIGANGSGKSTFMKILGGDLVPSAGNVSLDPNERIGKLRQDQFAFEQYSVLDTVVMGHAELWQVKEERDRIYALPEMSEEDGYRVADLEVQYGEMDGYTAEARSGELLLGVGIPLEQHYGPMSEVAPGWKLRVLLAQALFSNPEVLLLDEPTNNLDIDTIRWLEQVLNERNSTMIIISHDRHFLNMVCTHMADLDYGELRVYPGNYDEYMTAATQARERLLADNAKKKAQINELQSFVSRFSANASKSRQATSRAKQIDKIKLEEVKVSSRQNPFIRFEQDKKLFRNALELEALTKGFDQEPLFKNLNLLLEVGEKLAILGPNGIGKTTLLKTLVGDLPPDVGTVKWSENTRIGYYAQDHAHDFANDLTVFDWMSQWKQEDDDEQAVRSILGRLLFSQDDIKKPAKVLSGGEQGRMLFGKLMMQKPNVLIMDEPTNHLDMESIEALNMALEMYEGTLIFVSHDREFVSSLATRVIEMTPTKLHDFTGNYEDYLRSQGIV; from the coding sequence GTGCTAGTTTCCAGCAACGTCACCATGCAGTTTGGCAGTAAGCCGCTGTTCGAAAATATCTCTGTCAAATTTGGCGGCGGTAACCGCTATGGCCTGATTGGTGCCAACGGTAGCGGTAAATCCACCTTTATGAAAATTCTCGGCGGCGATTTGGTGCCCAGCGCCGGGAATGTCTCTCTTGATCCTAATGAGCGCATTGGTAAGCTGCGTCAGGACCAGTTCGCCTTTGAACAGTACAGCGTGCTGGATACGGTTGTTATGGGCCACGCGGAGCTTTGGCAGGTCAAAGAAGAGCGCGATCGCATTTATGCACTGCCGGAAATGAGTGAAGAAGACGGCTACCGCGTGGCGGATCTGGAAGTGCAATATGGTGAAATGGATGGTTACACCGCCGAAGCGCGCTCGGGCGAGCTGCTGCTGGGCGTGGGTATACCGCTGGAACAGCATTATGGCCCGATGAGTGAAGTGGCGCCCGGCTGGAAGCTGCGTGTTCTGCTGGCGCAGGCGCTGTTTTCCAACCCGGAAGTGCTGCTGCTGGATGAACCGACCAACAACCTTGATATTGATACCATTCGCTGGCTGGAGCAGGTGTTGAACGAACGCAACAGCACCATGATTATCATTTCCCACGATCGTCACTTTCTGAATATGGTTTGCACCCATATGGCCGATCTGGATTACGGTGAACTGCGCGTTTATCCGGGTAATTATGATGAATATATGACGGCAGCGACGCAGGCACGCGAACGTTTGCTGGCAGACAATGCGAAGAAAAAAGCACAGATTAATGAACTGCAATCCTTTGTCAGCCGTTTCAGCGCAAATGCCTCCAAATCGCGTCAGGCGACTTCCCGTGCGAAACAGATTGACAAAATTAAACTGGAAGAAGTGAAAGTCTCTAGCCGTCAGAATCCGTTTATCCGCTTTGAACAGGATAAAAAGCTGTTCCGCAACGCGCTGGAACTGGAAGCACTGACCAAAGGCTTCGATCAGGAGCCGTTGTTCAAAAATCTCAATCTGCTGCTGGAAGTGGGAGAGAAGCTGGCCATTCTCGGACCGAACGGTATCGGTAAAACCACCCTGTTGAAAACGCTGGTGGGTGATCTGCCGCCTGATGTGGGCACGGTGAAATGGTCGGAGAATACGCGCATCGGCTACTATGCACAGGATCACGCCCATGATTTTGCTAACGATCTCACTGTGTTCGACTGGATGAGCCAGTGGAAACAGGAAGATGACGATGAGCAGGCGGTGCGAAGCATTCTTGGGCGCCTTTTATTTAGTCAGGATGATATTAAAAAACCGGCTAAGGTGCTGTCGGGTGGCGAGCAAGGGCGGATGCTTTTCGGTAAGTTGATGATGCAAAAGCCAAACGTGTTGATTATGGATGAGCCTACAAACCATCTTGATATGGAGTCGATCGAGGCGCTGAATATGGCGCTGGAAATGTACGAAGGTACGTTGATCTTTGTTTCCCATGACCGTGAGTTTGTCAGCTCCCTGGCCACCCGCGTGATTGAAATGACACCTACGAAACTGCATGACTTTACCGGTAATTACGAAGATTATCTGCGCAGTCAGGGCATCGTTTAA
- the moeA gene encoding molybdopterin molybdotransferase MoeA — translation METFTAGLISLDDALSTMLCRIVPLTQTETLPLTAAGGRITARPTISPVQVPPFDNAAMDGYAVRLHDVQSGQPLSVAGKTFAGAPWRDLWPVGSCIRIMTGAPLPDGTEAVVMQEETCLVNDQVKINTDVVYGQNIRLAGEDIAAGARVLDKGVRLGTAELPLLASLGVAEIEVIRRVRVAIFSTGNELQPIGKALADGQIYDTNRLAVQLMLNKLGCEVIDLGIIADDPQTLRAAFLQADREADVVISSGGVSVGEADYTKAMLEELGEIAFWKLAIKPGKPFAFGRLKHSWFCGLPGNPVSATLTFYQLVQPVLTRLAGQKASALPARQRVRAADALKKKLGQLDFQRGLLLPDASGELQVHTTGPQGSHVFSSFSQANCFIVLERERGNVAAGEWVDVEPFNSLLAGY, via the coding sequence ATGGAAACTTTTACCGCCGGACTGATTTCACTTGATGACGCACTGTCAACCATGTTGTGCCGCATCGTCCCGTTGACGCAAACCGAGACCCTGCCGCTGACCGCCGCTGGCGGACGCATAACCGCGCGGCCAACCATTTCCCCCGTTCAGGTTCCTCCATTTGATAATGCCGCGATGGATGGCTATGCCGTGCGCCTGCACGATGTGCAATCTGGTCAGCCGCTTTCCGTCGCCGGGAAAACTTTCGCTGGCGCACCATGGCGAGACCTCTGGCCCGTCGGCAGCTGTATCCGCATCATGACCGGTGCGCCGCTGCCGGATGGCACGGAAGCGGTGGTGATGCAGGAAGAAACATGTCTGGTGAATGACCAGGTGAAGATAAATACCGACGTGGTTTATGGTCAGAATATTCGTCTGGCCGGTGAGGACATCGCGGCCGGTGCCAGAGTACTGGACAAGGGCGTGCGTCTCGGCACGGCGGAGTTACCCCTGCTGGCGTCACTGGGCGTGGCAGAAATTGAAGTGATACGCAGAGTGCGCGTGGCAATTTTCTCTACCGGTAATGAGCTGCAACCCATCGGCAAGGCATTAGCTGACGGTCAAATTTATGATACTAATCGCCTCGCGGTGCAGTTGATGCTCAACAAGCTCGGCTGCGAGGTTATCGATCTGGGCATCATTGCTGATGATCCGCAGACACTGCGCGCGGCTTTTCTTCAGGCTGACCGAGAAGCTGACGTGGTGATCAGCAGCGGCGGCGTTTCCGTTGGTGAAGCAGACTACACCAAAGCGATGCTGGAAGAACTGGGTGAGATTGCCTTCTGGAAACTGGCGATCAAACCTGGCAAGCCTTTCGCTTTCGGTCGCCTGAAACACAGCTGGTTTTGCGGCCTGCCCGGCAATCCTGTTTCTGCGACGCTCACCTTTTATCAGCTGGTGCAACCTGTACTGACCAGGCTGGCCGGACAAAAGGCATCTGCGCTGCCTGCACGCCAGCGAGTCAGAGCCGCAGATGCATTGAAGAAAAAGCTGGGACAACTGGATTTCCAACGTGGTTTGCTGCTACCTGACGCATCGGGTGAGCTGCAAGTCCATACTACCGGGCCACAAGGTTCCCATGTGTTTAGCTCTTTCAGCCAGGCTAACTGCTTTATTGTACTGGAACGCGAGCGCGGCAATGTTGCCGCCGGGGAATGGGTCGATGTCGAGCCGTTTAACAGTCTGCTGGCGGGCTATTAA